In Sulfuracidifex metallicus DSM 6482 = JCM 9184, a single window of DNA contains:
- a CDS encoding NAD-binding protein: MNWITLWNKVLVPALESLMAPYSIFRKVFPQVVLLGVAVYVNAFVFMTFQHLDLLSAIYAGVNVVTTVGLYAPPLSQMPSTEKVILILTIIFAVGLYTSIIQSLVSTVVRRDSWADARARWRGSHMRQHTVVIGEGEAVKGAVRRLERYGVDYVVLTREKGDLHGDKVIVGDPKDEKNLISAGIMEAKNAIISMENDMDSLLVTLKVQKLNPPLQVTCIVRNSSMIDEFKTAGADMVIPAEDILGRITASAALSNNVSGLIFSGRVRDDIMIGFFSVNKETKVGDLPQGIVPLAIVRDGGSLDPYFAKDTVVKPGENLVVIGNPSLFKKVKDLLG; the protein is encoded by the coding sequence TTGAATTGGATCACCTTGTGGAACAAGGTGTTAGTTCCCGCCTTGGAGTCATTAATGGCCCCATATTCGATTTTCAGGAAGGTATTCCCTCAGGTTGTTCTCCTTGGTGTAGCAGTTTACGTGAACGCGTTCGTTTTCATGACATTTCAACACCTAGACCTTCTTTCAGCAATTTATGCTGGAGTGAACGTAGTTACAACTGTTGGTCTTTACGCTCCGCCACTATCTCAAATGCCCTCTACGGAGAAAGTAATTCTCATCCTTACTATCATATTTGCGGTTGGTTTATACACAAGCATAATTCAATCTTTAGTATCAACAGTGGTGAGGAGGGACTCTTGGGCAGACGCAAGGGCTAGGTGGAGGGGATCTCACATGAGGCAGCATACTGTAGTTATAGGTGAGGGGGAGGCAGTTAAGGGCGCAGTCAGGAGGCTGGAGAGGTACGGTGTAGATTACGTCGTACTTACCCGTGAGAAGGGAGATCTACACGGAGATAAGGTCATAGTAGGTGATCCCAAGGACGAGAAGAACCTGATATCTGCGGGAATAATGGAGGCTAAGAATGCCATAATAAGCATGGAGAATGACATGGATTCTCTTCTCGTTACATTGAAGGTTCAGAAGCTCAATCCTCCACTCCAGGTTACTTGCATAGTGAGGAACAGTTCAATGATTGACGAGTTTAAGACAGCTGGAGCGGACATGGTAATACCAGCTGAAGACATTTTAGGAAGGATAACGGCTTCAGCTGCTCTTTCTAATAACGTTTCAGGACTAATTTTCTCAGGTAGAGTAAGGGATGATATAATGATAGGCTTCTTCTCAGTGAACAAGGAAACCAAGGTAGGTGATCTACCGCAGGGTATAGTTCCGCTCGCAATAGTTAGGGATGGAGGATCTTTAGACCC
- a CDS encoding thermopsin family protease: MNKKAIPLLIAVLLISTQIVSATVNPYIDTQEYPFHSYAVGIASYGVYQKGDKLIPYYITTSSVLGYVSLHQVQANSPFSVQMNVMLIVNDQTFWLQNVVVIDPVGHYFYLSSSVLNLTCTNSPLTNIQGEGSFVKGNDGQCYYVNYVGDYRYSLPLSFYLVINVTHTSNHVRILFGFKGINGTCIQGKTIFFQDDVIYIPHVYRASLYVSGYNYLSDSSPYQGFSFYDAELVFGGEGNGKVINFDKLQAYLSLYYDRGGYVPFPSYFDFGSDTAEGTTNLVTHKVGDLFLVTTGRQAYYYLGEVHDAPIHLTGSEIVISERSPLEMVFLSLVLFLIVVGAFFRKIISML, encoded by the coding sequence ATGAACAAGAAGGCAATTCCGCTGCTTATCGCAGTCCTTCTGATATCGACGCAAATAGTTTCCGCCACTGTTAACCCTTACATAGACACTCAGGAATACCCGTTTCACAGTTACGCAGTGGGAATAGCCTCTTATGGCGTATATCAAAAGGGAGATAAACTAATCCCTTATTACATTACTACCAGTTCAGTTCTAGGTTACGTTTCTCTCCATCAAGTGCAAGCTAACTCTCCTTTCTCGGTGCAGATGAACGTTATGTTGATAGTTAACGATCAGACGTTCTGGCTTCAGAACGTTGTTGTAATAGATCCGGTTGGGCATTACTTTTACTTATCATCCAGCGTCCTTAACTTGACTTGTACAAATAGTCCTCTCACCAATATTCAAGGTGAAGGTAGTTTCGTAAAGGGAAACGACGGTCAATGTTACTACGTTAATTACGTAGGAGATTATAGGTATTCCTTACCGCTATCATTTTACCTCGTAATAAACGTTACTCACACCTCGAATCACGTGAGGATACTTTTCGGATTCAAGGGCATAAATGGTACTTGTATTCAAGGGAAGACGATTTTCTTTCAGGACGACGTCATCTACATACCACATGTGTATAGAGCTTCCCTTTACGTGTCTGGCTACAATTATCTAAGCGACAGCTCCCCCTACCAAGGTTTCTCCTTTTATGACGCCGAGCTTGTCTTCGGAGGAGAAGGTAACGGAAAGGTGATCAACTTCGATAAGTTACAAGCTTACTTGTCCCTTTATTACGATCGCGGTGGCTACGTACCTTTTCCCTCATATTTTGACTTTGGGTCAGACACTGCTGAGGGGACTACCAACTTGGTAACGCATAAGGTAGGAGACCTATTTCTGGTCACCACAGGAAGGCAGGCTTACTACTACTTGGGAGAAGTCCATGACGCCCCCATTCATTTAACCGGGTCGGAGATTGTGATAAGTGAACGTTCTCCGCTGGAGATGGTGTTTCTGTCCTTGGTCCTCTTCCTCATTGTGGTAGGAGCATTCTTCAGGAAGATAATTTCCATGCTTTAA
- a CDS encoding ATP-binding protein, translated as MILDERPKNRREDLFDREKELELLLNTIREGKPLILLTGIRRIGKTSVLQVTLNEWGGVSVVMDCRKLKENYGRKDLYSILSDALSKAEKLRDVLAKVRGISVVGNYVELKWGGERYVSLADLFDHLNERKVVVAIDEAQKLRGPLSSEVKDAIAHAYDYDRNITFLLTGSEVGLLRDFLGVDDEGSPLFGRHYVEIELSRFTREKSGEMLRKGFSEVGAKEEGVEELVEAFDGIPGWLIFAGLRYVQGKSIDEVKDLALRLALNEMKGLTKREKEVLKCIGKGRKGWKSVKECVEEMEKSTVSTSVLDRALRNLEKMSLMSDYSFLDPIYGEASKML; from the coding sequence TTGATCCTTGATGAGAGACCAAAGAATAGAAGGGAGGACTTATTTGATAGAGAGAAAGAACTTGAGTTACTGCTCAACACAATCAGGGAAGGTAAACCCTTGATCTTACTCACTGGAATAAGAAGAATTGGAAAAACCTCAGTGTTACAAGTTACTTTGAACGAGTGGGGAGGCGTCTCAGTGGTGATGGACTGCAGGAAGCTGAAGGAAAACTACGGCAGAAAGGATTTGTATTCCATCCTGTCTGACGCTCTCTCTAAAGCAGAGAAATTGAGGGATGTCTTAGCTAAAGTGAGAGGAATAAGTGTGGTAGGCAACTACGTGGAGTTGAAGTGGGGAGGGGAAAGATACGTTAGTCTAGCTGACCTCTTCGACCACTTGAACGAGAGGAAGGTAGTCGTAGCTATTGACGAGGCTCAGAAGCTGAGAGGTCCGCTCTCCTCAGAGGTAAAGGATGCTATAGCCCACGCTTACGACTACGACAGGAACATCACGTTCCTGCTCACTGGATCCGAGGTAGGGCTGCTCAGGGACTTCCTAGGGGTAGACGATGAGGGATCGCCTCTCTTTGGGAGACATTACGTGGAGATTGAACTTTCCAGGTTCACAAGGGAGAAGAGCGGGGAGATGTTAAGGAAGGGCTTCAGTGAGGTGGGTGCTAAGGAGGAAGGAGTGGAGGAATTGGTGGAAGCCTTTGATGGTATACCAGGCTGGCTAATATTCGCCGGGTTAAGATATGTCCAAGGAAAATCAATAGACGAGGTAAAGGATCTGGCTTTGAGGTTAGCTCTAAACGAGATGAAGGGGCTTACAAAGAGGGAAAAGGAGGTATTGAAATGTATAGGGAAAGGAAGGAAGGGTTGGAAAAGTGTAAAGGAGTGCGTGGAAGAAATGGAGAAGTCCACCGTGTCCACGAGTGTGCTTGACAGAGCGCTGAGAAACTTGGAGAAAATGAGCCTTATGAGTGACTACTCCTTCTTGGACCCTATATACGGTGAAGCTTCAAAAATGCTATGA
- a CDS encoding AbrB/MazE/SpoVT family DNA-binding domain-containing protein: protein MVKVTEKFQVTIPEEVRRKLGLKPGEEVEVRAISDDEILIKRKIKKIKDPLSVLIGEQVELEIDPEKVDEITEK, encoded by the coding sequence ATAGTTAAGGTAACAGAGAAGTTCCAAGTAACCATTCCAGAAGAAGTCAGAAGGAAACTTGGGTTGAAGCCAGGCGAAGAAGTTGAGGTACGAGCGATCAGCGACGATGAAATTTTGATAAAGAGAAAAATTAAGAAAATCAAGGACCCACTATCAGTTCTGATAGGAGAGCAGGTAGAACTAGAGATAGATCCAGAAAAGGTAGACGAAATTACAGAAAAATAG
- a CDS encoding putative metallopeptidase, whose amino-acid sequence MIRYFKVQEEEERMRRIVRLLKMEHIDLNKVRVIGSTGSKSRAIARIWPIPRAVSYAFDLGTLYTIELIWERYYVLGDDDKDKVMIHELLHIPGKFSGGLRPHGKKVNQREVNKLFRQLKEIKDLS is encoded by the coding sequence TTGATTAGGTATTTCAAGGTCCAGGAAGAAGAGGAAAGAATGAGGAGAATCGTTAGGCTATTAAAAATGGAACATATAGATCTGAACAAGGTCAGAGTCATAGGATCCACTGGCTCAAAGAGCAGAGCTATTGCTAGAATCTGGCCTATCCCAAGGGCTGTTTCGTACGCTTTCGATTTAGGTACACTTTATACCATAGAGTTAATTTGGGAGAGATATTACGTGCTTGGCGATGACGATAAAGACAAGGTAATGATACACGAATTACTTCACATTCCAGGAAAGTTCAGCGGAGGACTTAGACCACACGGAAAGAAAGTTAACCAAAGAGAAGTTAACAAGTTGTTTAGACAACTCAAGGAAATTAAAGATTTATCCTGA
- the speD gene encoding adenosylmethionine decarboxylase, with the protein MQVELLNERIIGKHVFGNLYEIDESLLTDKDKLEEAVKEAVKVANMHLVEEKAWKFDGNKGGVSVIALIEESHIALHTWNEYNYATLDVYTCGENSDPQAAFDYLVGVLKPKRFQKFFADRSSN; encoded by the coding sequence ATGCAAGTAGAGCTCTTAAATGAAAGAATAATTGGGAAGCATGTTTTTGGTAACTTGTACGAGATAGACGAAAGCTTACTAACCGACAAGGACAAGCTGGAGGAAGCCGTTAAAGAGGCGGTTAAGGTGGCTAACATGCACCTGGTGGAGGAGAAGGCGTGGAAGTTTGATGGTAATAAGGGAGGAGTATCTGTAATAGCTCTCATAGAGGAAAGCCACATAGCCCTCCACACGTGGAATGAATACAATTACGCCACCTTGGACGTTTACACCTGTGGTGAGAACAGTGACCCGCAGGCCGCCTTCGACTACTTGGTGGGCGTCCTAAAGCCCAAACGTTTCCAGAAGTTCTTCGCCGATAGGAGCTCTAACTAA
- a CDS encoding winged helix-turn-helix transcriptional regulator: MDEIDKQIIKIMLKDARTPQRRLAQKLNISPPAVSYRVNKLIGDVIKRLVLYVNPNFYGKYHGYASFSNLKDYEGEYIAKIRCIESENIYEIEGKNREDVKLKIDSMAQELGEPHMVYIPAQTPYNPSRFDLKLVSILKERPLVKPVEVAEELGVSSKTVRRHMRYMFGKNFFRLIPIVDLEKAGILMYAVFTKRVEIAEKFFYNTMIREISDDNAGIFVNVADNVDEINNTTMKFRKEFDPEASIMITSKYEFT, encoded by the coding sequence ATGGACGAGATAGACAAACAGATAATCAAGATAATGTTAAAGGATGCTAGGACTCCACAGAGGAGACTAGCCCAAAAATTAAACATATCCCCACCAGCAGTGAGCTACAGGGTGAACAAGTTAATTGGCGACGTTATAAAGAGGTTAGTCCTTTACGTGAACCCCAACTTCTACGGAAAGTACCACGGATACGCTTCTTTCAGTAATCTAAAGGACTATGAAGGAGAATACATAGCTAAGATAAGGTGTATAGAAAGCGAGAACATTTACGAGATTGAGGGAAAGAACAGGGAAGACGTTAAACTGAAGATCGACTCCATGGCACAGGAATTGGGCGAGCCTCACATGGTTTACATACCTGCACAGACACCTTATAATCCCTCGAGGTTTGACTTGAAGCTAGTTAGTATACTCAAGGAGAGACCCTTGGTTAAGCCTGTTGAAGTAGCTGAAGAATTGGGCGTGTCCTCAAAGACTGTTAGGAGACATATGAGATATATGTTCGGGAAGAACTTCTTTAGACTTATACCAATTGTAGACCTTGAGAAAGCAGGCATTTTGATGTATGCCGTATTCACTAAAAGGGTAGAGATAGCTGAGAAGTTCTTTTACAATACCATGATAAGGGAGATCTCGGACGACAACGCGGGAATTTTTGTGAACGTAGCTGACAACGTAGATGAAATAAACAACACGACTATGAAGTTCAGGAAGGAATTCGACCCAGAAGCAAGCATAATGATAACGTCGAAATATGAGTTCACGTAA
- a CDS encoding winged helix-turn-helix transcriptional regulator, which produces MDLIDKRLIFYLFRDGRASQRSIANELGLTAPSLNYRFKKLEDEGVIKGFKLYLNPNLNFKYQMFVAFKNYDDFSADWISFKLKCLEWLNVYNILGDSLTDLKSKVSEMSSKLGDPAMSYVPLQSMIKLSSLSRKIIDYLMEDPRRPLSEISEILKVNTKTVERHVKYMIYKGIIMVIPLIDIPKADIVMFSMFSKQIDSLDETLQRCKVWKFSDGSAGVTTCVTENMELAKRYIDASRKVDPKADVMIVYDYDFK; this is translated from the coding sequence GTGGATCTAATAGACAAGAGGTTAATCTTTTATCTTTTTCGCGATGGTAGGGCTTCCCAGAGAAGCATTGCGAATGAGTTAGGACTCACAGCTCCGAGCCTTAACTATAGGTTTAAGAAATTGGAAGATGAAGGCGTAATCAAGGGTTTCAAGCTTTATCTTAATCCCAATTTGAACTTCAAGTATCAAATGTTCGTAGCCTTCAAGAATTACGACGACTTTTCAGCAGACTGGATCTCATTTAAGTTAAAGTGCCTGGAATGGCTCAACGTTTACAACATCCTAGGGGACTCCTTGACTGACTTAAAGAGCAAGGTATCTGAAATGTCATCTAAGTTAGGAGACCCTGCAATGTCTTACGTACCTTTACAGTCCATGATAAAGCTCTCCTCCTTATCCAGGAAGATTATAGATTACCTAATGGAAGATCCCAGAAGACCGTTATCAGAGATAAGTGAGATACTGAAGGTGAACACTAAGACGGTGGAGAGGCACGTAAAATACATGATATACAAGGGAATAATCATGGTAATTCCTTTAATTGATATACCTAAGGCTGATATCGTAATGTTTTCTATGTTCAGTAAACAGATAGATTCACTGGACGAAACGTTACAGCGTTGTAAGGTGTGGAAGTTCAGCGACGGAAGTGCAGGGGTTACAACTTGCGTAACCGAAAACATGGAGCTAGCTAAGAGGTATATAGACGCCTCAAGAAAGGTAGACCCGAAAGCAGACGTAATGATTGTTTATGACTACGATTTCAAATAG
- a CDS encoding glycosyltransferase family A protein yields MQVTIGIPTYKNDGHTIGNLLEALTKQTYKDFKVKVIMKRGERRGDEKTLQILDSFRGDLDLNLVYQEEGLFEEALDLLFREKADLYVTTDDDATPSPTWVEDHVRIQEMEWVGCATGEIEGSKWVNYPNLIFDKFRDKVYMKPYSKDFQQYHGFLTKGGLSVDKNEPKPEGVFKTLAVAGVNMSVKGEVVKGYVPLTFTLRGTYNESLIALNGMRKGFHSINFQGAKVNHADRESLSRTKNKLVADYLALERFVLPYGVNYLGFHIDESLINQMINDINWDVAKEGLRIALRGIEEDVEPLRFRKMLMESRYYVALNEKKDISRGQEA; encoded by the coding sequence ATGCAAGTTACGATAGGGATACCAACTTATAAGAATGATGGACATACAATAGGAAACCTCCTTGAGGCTTTGACCAAGCAAACATACAAGGACTTCAAGGTGAAGGTGATCATGAAAAGGGGAGAGAGACGCGGAGACGAGAAGACGCTGCAGATCTTGGACAGCTTCAGGGGAGATCTTGACTTGAATTTGGTATATCAAGAGGAAGGGCTTTTCGAGGAAGCCTTGGATTTGCTCTTTCGAGAGAAAGCTGACCTTTACGTAACAACAGACGACGATGCTACACCGTCTCCGACCTGGGTTGAGGATCACGTAAGGATACAAGAGATGGAATGGGTCGGATGTGCAACGGGAGAAATAGAGGGAAGTAAATGGGTGAATTATCCCAATCTAATCTTCGACAAGTTTAGGGACAAGGTTTACATGAAACCGTACTCAAAAGATTTCCAACAATACCACGGTTTTCTTACTAAGGGAGGGCTCTCCGTTGATAAGAACGAGCCAAAGCCTGAAGGCGTTTTCAAAACTCTGGCAGTAGCAGGTGTAAACATGAGCGTGAAGGGAGAGGTAGTAAAGGGTTACGTTCCTCTCACGTTCACGTTAAGAGGAACTTACAACGAGAGCCTCATAGCGTTAAACGGAATGAGGAAGGGATTCCACTCCATTAACTTCCAAGGAGCTAAGGTAAACCATGCTGATAGGGAATCCTTGTCGAGAACTAAGAACAAGTTAGTTGCAGATTACTTAGCCTTAGAGAGATTCGTTCTACCTTACGGGGTTAACTATCTCGGCTTTCACATAGATGAAAGCTTGATAAACCAGATGATAAATGACATAAACTGGGATGTAGCTAAAGAAGGACTTAGAATAGCGTTGAGGGGAATTGAGGAAGATGTGGAGCCGTTACGGTTCAGGAAAATGTTAATGGAAAGCAGATATTACGTAGCTCTTAACGAAAAGAAGGATATATCAAGGGGACAAGAGGCATAA
- a CDS encoding transposase — protein sequence MWRAKEKNDKIQLSFKYKIYPTREVEEKLLRAMQIEAKVYNALLDVVNNARKEGKTITPKDTQNMLKDLKIEGKDLVYSKVLQMVNNQLWYNISSLHELKKKGKKVGKLRYKKILKIINYNQSGFKVEGDKLILSKIGEIRVLFHRPLEGEVKGVIIKKSVTGWYAIFQVEVEKKPLEKTGKVVGIDLGVEKLVTTSDGVVIENPKVFDKVEKTLKILQQSLSRKKKGSRNYEKVREKLAKLHEHVKDLMSDYIHKVTSWLVEQYDEIYVEDLGVKEMVEDSESKTLRKHILHSNFSKFVSYLSYKAKRAGRRVVKVDPRNTSKTCARCGHVKKDLTLADRIFSCPKCGWAVDRDYNASLNILHAGSGLPLEPVDRRPLLHIPFSEGVYSKFPGRSRKSPSRGGDAPSVRAG from the coding sequence ATGTGGAGAGCCAAGGAGAAGAATGACAAGATCCAACTCTCATTCAAGTACAAGATTTACCCAACGAGAGAAGTAGAGGAGAAACTCCTCAGGGCAATGCAAATTGAGGCTAAAGTATACAATGCCTTGCTAGACGTGGTGAATAACGCGAGGAAAGAAGGGAAAACGATAACACCTAAAGACACTCAAAACATGTTGAAAGACTTGAAAATAGAAGGGAAGGATCTAGTTTACTCCAAGGTTCTTCAAATGGTTAACAACCAATTATGGTACAACATCAGCTCTCTTCACGAACTGAAGAAGAAAGGGAAGAAAGTTGGGAAACTTAGGTACAAGAAGATCTTGAAGATCATCAACTACAATCAATCTGGTTTCAAGGTTGAGGGAGACAAGCTGATCCTCTCAAAGATAGGAGAAATAAGAGTTCTCTTTCACAGACCATTAGAAGGCGAGGTAAAAGGAGTTATAATAAAGAAGAGTGTAACTGGATGGTATGCTATCTTTCAAGTCGAGGTTGAAAAGAAACCTCTTGAGAAAACTGGGAAAGTGGTTGGAATAGACTTAGGAGTGGAGAAACTTGTAACCACCTCTGACGGTGTAGTGATAGAGAACCCCAAGGTTTTTGATAAGGTCGAGAAGACGCTAAAGATTTTGCAACAATCATTATCTAGAAAGAAGAAGGGGTCTAGAAACTACGAGAAGGTCAGGGAAAAACTAGCTAAGCTTCACGAGCATGTAAAGGACTTGATGAGTGATTATATTCATAAGGTAACTTCGTGGCTAGTAGAACAGTATGATGAGATCTACGTGGAAGACCTTGGTGTGAAAGAGATGGTTGAGGACAGTGAAAGTAAAACTTTGAGAAAGCATATTCTTCACTCCAACTTCTCCAAGTTTGTGAGCTACCTCTCCTACAAGGCTAAAAGAGCTGGTAGGAGGGTAGTGAAAGTAGATCCGAGGAATACTTCAAAGACATGTGCTAGGTGCGGACATGTTAAGAAGGACTTGACTTTGGCTGACCGTATATTCTCATGTCCCAAGTGTGGTTGGGCTGTAGACCGTGACTATAATGCTTCTCTAAATATTCTTCACGCGGGGTCGGGACTGCCCTTAGAGCCTGTGGACAGGAGACCTCTGCTACACATACCCTTCTCTGAGGGTGTGTATAGTAAGTTTCCTGGAAGAAGCAGGAAATCTCCATCGCGAGGTGGAGATGCCCCGTCCGTAAGGGCGGGTTAG
- a CDS encoding MFS transporter has protein sequence MKREVYKLSFSAFFADLGYMAVMSFLPLLITVYYHLSPAVYGIIEAINYGGGAVMSFLGGVAADRYGRRLVGSLGNSLIALMSFSGIVGNPLIALVLIAAGWWARNFRSPARRALVSEVTTPDERKRAFGILHTLDQTGAFLAIIYISLVLFLRLPVQYALLGTIIPLAISTLLIAITKTPKLERKGKTNVKVVVTVTISTLFFGFTFFSFGFPVISVAELTHQEYLGTLAFAIFSGTSALSALIYGRSKVREITGLAFLGYGVAAIASFGFALTYNVSLALLYAFSALMGIAVGAIETFEPSIISKFTSSEKVATGMGTLSLGRALGISISNLVMGFLYVVSPLYSYSFAGIMTIVASLVVLTIRKS, from the coding sequence GTGAAAAGGGAAGTTTACAAACTGTCATTCTCTGCGTTCTTTGCTGACCTTGGATATATGGCAGTGATGTCCTTTCTCCCGCTGTTGATCACGGTGTACTATCACCTCTCTCCAGCAGTATACGGAATTATAGAGGCTATAAACTACGGAGGCGGTGCAGTTATGTCCTTCCTGGGAGGGGTAGCTGCAGATAGATATGGAAGAAGGCTGGTTGGTTCATTAGGTAATTCGTTGATTGCCCTTATGTCGTTCTCCGGAATAGTGGGGAATCCACTGATTGCCCTCGTGCTCATCGCTGCAGGATGGTGGGCTAGGAACTTCAGATCTCCAGCAAGAAGGGCACTTGTAAGCGAGGTAACTACGCCAGATGAGAGGAAGAGAGCCTTCGGAATATTGCACACTTTAGATCAGACTGGAGCATTCCTTGCGATAATTTATATATCCTTAGTACTCTTCCTTCGTCTTCCCGTTCAATACGCGCTGCTGGGAACTATTATACCCTTAGCTATATCCACTTTACTTATAGCTATAACTAAGACACCAAAGTTGGAAAGGAAGGGAAAGACCAACGTTAAAGTAGTAGTTACTGTTACTATTTCCACCTTGTTCTTCGGCTTCACCTTCTTCAGCTTCGGATTTCCCGTAATAAGCGTAGCAGAGCTTACGCATCAAGAGTACCTAGGGACACTTGCTTTCGCAATATTTTCAGGAACATCTGCTTTATCAGCTCTAATCTATGGGAGAAGTAAAGTAAGGGAAATAACAGGTTTAGCCTTCCTTGGGTACGGAGTGGCTGCTATTGCAAGCTTCGGCTTTGCCCTTACCTATAACGTTTCTTTGGCTTTACTCTACGCTTTCAGTGCCCTAATGGGGATTGCAGTAGGTGCCATAGAGACTTTCGAACCTTCTATCATATCCAAGTTTACAAGCTCTGAAAAGGTAGCTACTGGAATGGGAACTTTGTCCTTGGGTAGGGCGCTTGGTATATCAATAAGCAACTTAGTTATGGGCTTTCTTTACGTTGTATCTCCCTTATATTCGTATTCCTTTGCAGGTATTATGACCATAGTTGCCTCCCTGGTCGTCTTGACCATAAGGAAATCTTAA
- a CDS encoding single-stranded DNA-binding protein, producing MKVSELKPRASATVTVKVVKLGEPKQVTNKDGSLHKVSDVLVGDETGSILMSLWDENISKVNENDVIEVNNGYVSVVRGSMRLTLGREGKMEKSSQNIENVNTEKNLSDQKIEDSGYRGGYRRSFNRRY from the coding sequence ATGAAAGTAAGTGAATTGAAGCCTAGAGCTTCAGCTACAGTAACAGTAAAGGTAGTTAAATTAGGAGAACCAAAACAAGTAACCAACAAGGACGGCTCATTACACAAGGTATCTGACGTTTTAGTAGGAGATGAAACTGGATCAATACTGATGAGCTTATGGGATGAGAACATAAGCAAGGTAAACGAGAACGACGTTATTGAGGTAAATAATGGTTATGTTTCTGTAGTAAGAGGCTCTATGAGGCTAACCCTAGGAAGGGAAGGTAAAATGGAAAAATCCTCACAGAACATCGAAAACGTAAATACTGAAAAGAACCTCTCCGATCAGAAGATAGAAGATTCTGGATATCGTGGAGGTTACAGAAGGAGTTTCAATAGAAGATATTAA
- a CDS encoding zinc ribbon domain-containing protein: MFDFSKEKQIIMSYPYGGPYGPPYGQPPTQPQPYGTPYGSPYGQPPNPMMTMMMCSQSSGLGGKQQMIPINGPINLQQVVQQAVMYLMGQGFQAFPMVGQNLAVIQAQHSSLLDKLTDQSKAYTVRICVGPEFVMVETGISNLMQELLTAGVTVGISDELLHNNLLTMAGGGIDAYGLYKDYAGEEQLMNIITMAIMSAQTYPQQYGSYGPYGPPYGQPPTQPQPYGTPYGSPYGQPGQPSQYPQQPQQPPQLQNQPRPTTPSPQPAPQTKVKCWKCGAENDSGAKFCENCGSPLTSIKCPKCGKENPAGSKFCSECGTNLQQTINQ, from the coding sequence ATGTTTGATTTCAGTAAAGAAAAACAGATAATAATGTCCTATCCATACGGTGGACCATACGGTCCTCCATACGGTCAACCTCCAACGCAGCCTCAGCCCTACGGTACTCCCTACGGCTCACCATACGGTCAACCACCTAATCCAATGATGACAATGATGATGTGCTCACAGTCTTCTGGACTAGGAGGCAAACAGCAAATGATTCCAATAAATGGACCCATAAACCTTCAGCAAGTAGTCCAACAAGCAGTTATGTATCTAATGGGACAAGGATTCCAAGCCTTCCCCATGGTAGGACAGAATTTAGCAGTGATACAAGCTCAACACTCATCCCTTCTTGACAAGCTAACTGATCAAAGCAAGGCATACACTGTGAGGATATGCGTAGGTCCGGAATTCGTCATGGTAGAAACTGGAATTTCAAATTTAATGCAGGAGTTACTCACGGCGGGTGTAACAGTAGGAATTTCAGACGAATTATTACATAATAACCTACTCACTATGGCTGGGGGTGGGATAGATGCCTACGGGCTATACAAAGACTATGCCGGTGAGGAACAGTTAATGAATATAATTACTATGGCTATAATGAGTGCTCAAACCTACCCTCAACAATACGGTTCTTACGGACCATACGGTCCTCCATACGGTCAACCTCCAACGCAGCCTCAGCCCTACGGTACTCCCTACGGCTCACCATACGGTCAACCAGGTCAACCTAGTCAGTACCCTCAGCAGCCTCAACAACCGCCGCAGCTGCAAAACCAACCGAGGCCTACTACTCCATCACCCCAACCAGCACCTCAAACAAAGGTTAAATGTTGGAAGTGTGGTGCAGAGAACGATAGTGGAGCGAAGTTCTGCGAGAACTGTGGATCCCCCTTAACTTCCATTAAATGTCCTAAGTGTGGTAAGGAAAACCCAGCTGGTTCCAAGTTCTGCTCTGAGTGTGGAACAAACCTACAGCAAACCATTAATCAATAG